The Cupriavidus necator N-1 DNA window CGGGGACTTCAACGACTGGAACCACCGGCTCGATGCGCAGATCTGCAATACGCTGGGCGCGGTCGAGGCCTCGCACGCGCGTGGCGCGCGTCTGCATACCTTCCCCAGCCATATGCCGTGGTGGCAGCTCGACCGCATCTATGTGCGCGGCTATGAGATCGAGCGCGCGCATGCGCTGACCGGCCGCGACTGGGCGCAGCGCTCGGATCACGTGCCGCTGGTGGCGGAACTGGGGCATCCGCAGGGCGAGTTGGCCATGCCCGCGGAGCCCGCCGGCAAGGCCGCCTGAATTCAGCGCGCGCGCTCCGGATAGTCGCGGATGAAGGCGAACACCGCCTGCGGGTCGTTCAGGTCCAGCACCGGCAGCGCGGTCATGGCGGCCACCGCGGCAGGGTCGTCGCTGGCCACCGCCACCACGCCCGGCACCTCGTCCCACAGCGGCGTGCGCCCCAGCGCCGGGCGATATACCTCCAGCTTGGGAAAATCACTGCGCTTGTAGCCCTCAACCAGCACCAGTTCGGTGTCGGCCGGCAGTACGGCGAGCGCATCGTCCAGTTCGGGCGAGGGCACCGCTTCCGGATAATGGCGCATCAGCGTCAGGTGGCGCGCGCCGACCAGCACGACATTGGCGCAGCCGGCCTCGCGCATGCGCCAGGAGTCCTTGCCGGGCGTGTCGGGGTCAAAGCCGTGGTGGGTGTGCTTGACGCCGGCCACGCGCAGGCCGGCGGCGACGAAACAGGGGATGAGCTGGTCCAGCAGCGTGGTCTTGCCGCTGCCGGACGATCCGGTAATGCCGAATACCTTCACAATGGGTTCCGTGGGGGGCGTCAGTCGTCGATGGCCCGTCGCTGGCTGCGCAGGCAAGCATCAGTATCGACGATAGCAGAGATGCGCCTGCCAATGTGCGCGCGGCGCCTTGCGCCCGGCAATCTGTCCGATAATCACGGCATGTCACGGATATCCCACTCCGCTCATGCCGACGCCCGCGCGCACGACCCGGCCGCGGCCGGCGACCACGCGCCGCGCCGCCACATGCTGCGCTGGACCTGGCGCCGCGGCAAGCCCACCACCGGCAATGCGGTGCGGCTGCTGCACGGCGGCCAGGACTTCTTCCCCGCGCTGATCGCCGCCATCGACCAGGCCGCGTTCCAGGTGATGCTGGAAACCTACATCTATGCCGATGACGAGGTCGGCCGCGCGGTCAGCGACGCGCTGATCCGCGCCGCCGCGCGCGGCGTGACCGTGCGCGTGACGGTGGACGGATTCGGCGCCGGCGACATGCCCGCCGAGCTGGCCGCGCGGCTGCGCGCCGGCGGCGTGCAACTGCGCGTGTTCCGCATGCTGCGCGGCTTCCGGCTGGCGCGGCGCCACCTGCGCAGGCTGCACCGCAAGCTGGCGGTGATCGACCGGCGCGTCGCCTTCGTCGGCGGCATCAATATCATCGACGACCACAACCACGGCCCGTTCGAGGGCGCCAACCTGGGGCCGCGCTATGACTTCGCGGTGCAGGTCAGCGGCCCGCTGGTGGACGGCATTGCGCTGTCCGCCGAGCGGCTCTGGTGGCGCTTGTCGCTGCGCGATATGCACGGCGCCGAACGCGCCGCCGCGGTGGCCGACTACCCGCTGGTCACCGACCTGCCGCCGCGCCCGGAAGCCGCGGGCGGCGTACGCGCCGCGCTGCTGCTGCGCGACAACCTGCGCAACCGCCGCACCATCGAGCGCGAATACCTGCGCGCGCTGGGCGCCGCGCGCCACGACGTGATCCTGGCCAACGCCTACTTCCTGCCTGGCCACAGGATGCGGCGCGCGCTGCTGGCCTGCCGCGCGCGCGGCGTGCGCGTGCGGCTGCTGCTGCAGGGCCGGGTCGAATACCGGCTGCAGCACTACGCCACCCATGCGCTGTACGCCTCGCTGCTGGAGGCCGGCGTCGAGATCTACGAGTATGCCGAGAGCTTCCTGCATGCCAAGGTGGGCGTGGTGGACGAGGCCTGGGCCACGGTCGGGTCGAGCAATATGGACCCGTTCAGCCTGCTGCTTGCACGCGAAGCCAATGTCGCCGTTTATGATGCGGCCTTCGCCGCTGAACTGCGTACCGCACTGGAATACGCCATTGCGCACCGCAGCGTGCGCGTGATGCCGGAGGTGCATGCGCGCCGCTCGCCGCTGCACCGGCTCGCCAACTGGACGGCCTATATGGTGCTGCGCCTGGGTGTCGTCATTGCTGGTGTCACAGGGCGCTACTGAACGGCAGCCGCGAGCGCGATGTACGTTTGCTGCCATGCGGCAGGGCGCTGGCTGCAACCGGTTGCAACGCCAGCCATGGCCGACATGAAGGACATGCTGCATTGCAGTCCGTTTAGAAACAGCGGTCTAATTAAAAGCTTGATGGTCGGCTGCTGCGCCAGAATAATCTGAACGACCGTTCTTTTTTGGCTTAGACTGCGTGCATTCGCGGTATGCACCGGCAAATCCGCCGGTTCGGCCGCAAGCAGAAATGCAACGTCAGGGTCATACGCGATGCCGCAGCAGGGCATCGCAGAACGGAGAAAAAACATGCGACACCAGTCAGCCCGTCTCGAATCCGCCGCCGCCTCCCCCGCGCCAATGCGCAAGGGTGAAATGACGCGCGTGGCGATTCTGGATGCCGCACTGGAATTGTCGTCCCGCGACGGGCTCGAAGGTCTGACCATCGGGCTGCTCGCGGAACGCATGCAGATGAGCAAGAGCGGTGTCTTCGCGCATTTCGGTTCGCGCGAAGACCTGCAGGTGGAGGTGGTGCGGGAGTATCACCGCCGGTTCGAGCAGGAGGTGTTCTATCCCTCGCTGCAGGAGCCGCGCGGACTGCCCCGGCTGTGGTCGATGGTGCGGCGCTGGATGGAGAAGCGCATCCAGGAAGTGACGACTGGATGCATCTACATCAGCGGCGCCGTGGAGTACGACGACCGTGCCGGCAGCCTGGTGCGTGACGAACTGGTCAAGAGCGTCACCATCTGGCGGGCAGCGCTCACGCGCGCCATCAACCAGGCGCGGGAGGAAGGGCACCTGCGCGCGGACTGCGATCCGCGCCTGATGCTGTTCGAGATGTACAGCCTTGAACTAGGCTTGCATCATGACGCCCGTTTCCTGCGCCTGCCTGACAGTGCCGAGCTTGCCATGGTCGCGCTCAACAAACTGATTCAGTCTTACCGTACCTGAGGTCGCCCCAGTCGGACCGTATCGCGCAAGCGGGACGGGCGGCGTGGCGGCATCGCACAACTCCAAGGAGTCTCAGATGGGCCAGTACACCGCACCGTTGCGCGACAT harbors:
- the mobB gene encoding molybdopterin-guanine dinucleotide biosynthesis protein B, which gives rise to MKVFGITGSSGSGKTTLLDQLIPCFVAAGLRVAGVKHTHHGFDPDTPGKDSWRMREAGCANVVLVGARHLTLMRHYPEAVPSPELDDALAVLPADTELVLVEGYKRSDFPKLEVYRPALGRTPLWDEVPGVVAVASDDPAAVAAMTALPVLDLNDPQAVFAFIRDYPERAR
- the clsB gene encoding cardiolipin synthase ClsB, whose protein sequence is MCARRLAPGNLSDNHGMSRISHSAHADARAHDPAAAGDHAPRRHMLRWTWRRGKPTTGNAVRLLHGGQDFFPALIAAIDQAAFQVMLETYIYADDEVGRAVSDALIRAAARGVTVRVTVDGFGAGDMPAELAARLRAGGVQLRVFRMLRGFRLARRHLRRLHRKLAVIDRRVAFVGGINIIDDHNHGPFEGANLGPRYDFAVQVSGPLVDGIALSAERLWWRLSLRDMHGAERAAAVADYPLVTDLPPRPEAAGGVRAALLLRDNLRNRRTIEREYLRALGAARHDVILANAYFLPGHRMRRALLACRARGVRVRLLLQGRVEYRLQHYATHALYASLLEAGVEIYEYAESFLHAKVGVVDEAWATVGSSNMDPFSLLLAREANVAVYDAAFAAELRTALEYAIAHRSVRVMPEVHARRSPLHRLANWTAYMVLRLGVVIAGVTGRY
- a CDS encoding TetR/AcrR family transcriptional regulator, with amino-acid sequence MRKGEMTRVAILDAALELSSRDGLEGLTIGLLAERMQMSKSGVFAHFGSREDLQVEVVREYHRRFEQEVFYPSLQEPRGLPRLWSMVRRWMEKRIQEVTTGCIYISGAVEYDDRAGSLVRDELVKSVTIWRAALTRAINQAREEGHLRADCDPRLMLFEMYSLELGLHHDARFLRLPDSAELAMVALNKLIQSYRT